Proteins from one Ketobacter alkanivorans genomic window:
- the gyrA gene encoding DNA gyrase subunit A, with amino-acid sequence MSELAKEILPVNIEDELKQSYLDYAMSVIVGRALPDVRDGLKPVHRRVLYAMHELGNVYNKPYKKSARVVGDVIGKYHPHGDSAVYDTIVRMAQPFSLRYMLVDGQGNFGSIDGDNAAAMRYTEVRMSKIAHDLLADLEKETVDFVPNYDGNEQMPSVLPTRVPNLLINGSSGIAVGMATNIPPHNLGEVIDGTLACIDNPDIDIDGLMEYIQGPDLPTYGIINGRSGIIEAYRTGRGRMYMRARAHIETEKNGKETIIITEIPYQVNKARLIEKIAELVKEKRIEGISEIRDESDKDGIRVVIEVRRGDNGEVLLNNLYSQTQLETVFGINMVALMDGQPRLMNLKGIVEAFIRHRREVVTRRTVFDLRKARERGHVLEGLAVALANIDPVIELIRSSPGRAEAEERLMGQGWKPGNVLDMLERAGGPEACRPDNIDDKFGLRDDGLYYLSEVQAKEILDMRLHRLTGLETDKLLKEYQEKLDLISELMAILADPELLMKVIRDELVEIRQQYADERRTEIVASRMDLTNEDLIPEENVVVTLSHGGYAKTQPIGNYQAQRRGGKGKAAASVKDEDYVEHLLVTSTHDTILCFSNQGKVYWMKVYQIPQAGRQSRGRPIVNLLPLSEEEKITAILPLREYESGKFVFMATSNGTVKKVELEAFSRPRSSGLIAIELDDGNRLVGVDITDGEQDIMLFTSEGKAVRFKEENVRAMGRTARGVRGVNLPEGVDLISLIVPQPGHQVLTASVNGYGKRTAVEDFPTKGRGGKGIIAMRCSDRNGALVGAVQVSETDEIMLISDQGTLVRTRISEVSVQGRDTQGVMLIRLAKDESLVGVERIAELEVDELDDEALDGEALDGEVAEASDAASDAPADTDVGASDVSDSDPEDE; translated from the coding sequence ATGTCAGAACTAGCCAAAGAAATCCTACCGGTCAACATCGAAGACGAGCTAAAACAATCCTACCTGGATTACGCCATGAGCGTAATCGTGGGGCGAGCTTTGCCAGATGTGCGCGATGGACTGAAACCCGTACACCGCCGCGTATTGTACGCCATGCACGAGCTGGGTAACGTCTACAACAAACCCTACAAGAAATCTGCCCGTGTGGTGGGTGACGTAATCGGTAAATATCACCCGCACGGTGATTCCGCGGTATACGACACCATCGTCCGTATGGCGCAGCCTTTTTCGCTGCGCTACATGCTGGTGGATGGGCAGGGTAACTTCGGTTCCATCGATGGCGATAACGCGGCAGCCATGCGATACACCGAAGTGCGCATGTCCAAGATCGCCCATGATCTACTGGCAGATCTCGAAAAAGAAACCGTCGATTTTGTGCCCAACTACGACGGCAACGAGCAGATGCCATCGGTGCTGCCTACTCGAGTCCCCAATCTGCTGATCAACGGTTCATCCGGTATTGCGGTAGGCATGGCCACCAACATCCCTCCCCACAACCTGGGAGAGGTGATCGACGGCACCCTGGCCTGCATCGACAACCCCGATATTGATATCGATGGCCTGATGGAATACATCCAGGGTCCTGACCTGCCTACCTACGGCATCATTAACGGTCGTTCCGGCATCATCGAAGCCTATCGTACCGGTCGTGGCCGCATGTATATGCGCGCCCGCGCCCATATCGAGACCGAAAAGAACGGCAAAGAAACCATCATCATCACCGAGATCCCCTATCAGGTGAACAAAGCCCGCCTGATCGAGAAGATCGCCGAGCTGGTGAAAGAAAAACGCATTGAAGGCATCAGCGAGATCCGCGACGAGTCCGATAAAGACGGCATTCGTGTGGTTATCGAGGTGCGCCGTGGCGACAACGGCGAAGTGCTGCTCAACAACCTCTACTCGCAGACTCAGCTGGAAACCGTGTTTGGCATCAACATGGTGGCCCTGATGGACGGTCAGCCACGACTGATGAACCTGAAAGGCATCGTCGAGGCCTTTATCCGTCATCGTCGTGAGGTAGTCACCCGCCGTACCGTATTCGATCTGCGCAAAGCCCGCGAGCGCGGTCACGTGTTGGAAGGCCTGGCTGTGGCCCTGGCCAATATCGACCCCGTAATTGAGCTGATCAGATCGTCCCCCGGCCGTGCAGAAGCTGAGGAGCGTTTGATGGGGCAGGGCTGGAAGCCCGGTAACGTGCTGGACATGCTGGAACGTGCCGGTGGCCCGGAAGCCTGTCGCCCCGACAATATTGATGACAAATTTGGTTTGCGTGATGATGGCCTGTATTACCTGTCAGAAGTGCAAGCCAAAGAAATTCTCGACATGCGCCTGCATCGCCTGACAGGTCTGGAGACCGACAAGCTGCTCAAGGAATATCAGGAAAAACTGGACCTGATCAGCGAGCTGATGGCGATCCTTGCAGACCCCGAACTGTTGATGAAAGTGATTCGTGACGAGCTGGTTGAAATCCGCCAGCAGTACGCCGATGAGCGCCGTACCGAGATCGTTGCTTCGCGCATGGATCTCACCAACGAAGATCTGATCCCTGAAGAAAACGTAGTGGTCACTCTGTCCCACGGTGGTTACGCCAAAACCCAGCCAATCGGCAACTATCAGGCCCAGCGCCGCGGTGGTAAGGGTAAGGCGGCAGCGTCGGTTAAAGATGAAGATTACGTGGAGCACCTTCTGGTCACCAGCACTCACGACACCATTCTTTGCTTCAGTAATCAGGGCAAGGTTTATTGGATGAAGGTGTATCAGATCCCGCAGGCTGGTCGCCAGTCCCGTGGTCGTCCCATCGTGAACCTGCTACCGCTATCGGAAGAAGAAAAAATCACAGCGATTCTACCGCTGCGAGAGTACGAGTCCGGCAAGTTCGTTTTCATGGCCACCAGTAATGGTACCGTCAAGAAAGTGGAGCTGGAGGCATTCTCCCGTCCTCGCAGTTCCGGTTTGATCGCTATTGAATTGGACGACGGCAACCGTCTGGTGGGTGTTGATATCACCGATGGCGAACAGGACATCATGCTGTTCACCTCCGAAGGTAAAGCTGTTCGTTTCAAAGAAGAAAATGTGCGGGCCATGGGGCGTACTGCCCGTGGTGTACGCGGTGTGAACCTGCCTGAGGGTGTGGATCTGATCTCCCTGATCGTGCCGCAGCCCGGACATCAAGTACTGACCGCCAGTGTAAACGGCTATGGCAAGCGTACCGCGGTAGAAGACTTCCCCACCAAAGGTCGCGGCGGAAAAGGCATCATCGCCATGCGCTGCAGCGATCGTAACGGCGCCCTCGTTGGTGCTGTACAGGTTTCCGAAACAGATGAAATTATGCTGATTTCGGATCAGGGCACGCTGGTACGCACGCGGATTTCCGAAGTGTCAGTACAAGGTCGAGACACCCAGGGTGTGATGTTGATCCGTCTGGCCAAAGATGAAAGTCTGGTGGGTGTAGAGCGTATTGCGGAGCTTGAAGTCGACGAGCTTGATGATGAGGCTCTGGACGGTGAAGCTCTGGACGGTGAAGTGGCCGAAGCTTCCGACGCTGCTTCTGATGCGCCGGCGGACACTGATGTCGGCGCTTCCGACGTAAGCGATTCTGATCCAGAGGATGAATAA
- a CDS encoding GGDEF domain-containing protein produces MSKIELDEELVMNAIIGARIVDLDSNGLVNSELHGPEGFRARSHNEALALSRLNAVLQTSIELPEIIRLFFKEIQRALSLDGLAYEHRNNRFEYQLGDQDGYPSHYRIQTDSDYLGELTLFRTEEDFQQSDLEKLDRLVTALVFPLRNGLRYHEAVRASLTDGLTGAGNRISLDSILSREVDQANRYGHPLSVLILDLDYFKHINDTFGHAVGDHVLRNIANAIKATCRNADMTFRYGGEEFVVLLNKTDVAGAKIGAERVRRIIENLDICLGDASIPVTTSIGVASLCHGESREGLLKRADKALYGAKANGRNRVVVAEPTLANA; encoded by the coding sequence ATGTCAAAGATTGAATTGGATGAGGAACTGGTAATGAACGCGATAATCGGTGCGCGAATTGTTGACCTGGACAGCAATGGATTGGTAAACAGCGAACTCCATGGCCCTGAGGGGTTTCGAGCCCGCAGCCATAACGAAGCGCTGGCTCTGTCACGACTCAACGCAGTATTGCAAACCAGCATCGAATTGCCTGAGATTATTCGCCTGTTCTTTAAAGAGATCCAGCGAGCACTGTCCCTGGACGGATTAGCCTACGAGCACCGCAACAATCGCTTTGAATACCAACTGGGGGATCAGGATGGCTACCCCTCACACTATCGCATTCAAACCGACAGTGACTATCTCGGCGAGCTGACCTTATTTCGCACTGAGGAGGATTTTCAGCAGAGCGATCTGGAAAAGCTGGATCGCCTGGTGACGGCTTTGGTTTTCCCGTTGCGCAACGGCCTGCGTTACCATGAAGCGGTACGCGCCTCTCTTACAGATGGGCTCACCGGTGCCGGTAACCGCATCAGCCTGGATTCAATCCTCAGCCGAGAAGTAGATCAAGCCAACCGCTACGGTCACCCGCTTTCGGTGCTGATTCTTGACCTGGATTACTTCAAACACATCAACGATACCTTTGGCCATGCGGTGGGCGATCACGTGTTACGCAATATCGCCAACGCCATCAAAGCTACTTGCCGCAATGCCGACATGACCTTCCGTTACGGCGGCGAGGAATTTGTGGTTCTGCTGAACAAGACGGATGTGGCAGGAGCCAAAATTGGTGCCGAGCGCGTTCGCCGAATTATCGAAAACCTGGACATTTGTCTGGGTGACGCCAGCATACCAGTCACCACCAGTATCGGTGTGGCCAGTCTGTGTCATGGTGAAAGTCGCGAAGGTTTACTGAAACGTGCCGACAAAGCGCTCTACGGTGCTAAGGCTAATGGTCGCAATCGAGTGGTGGTGGCCGAGCCGACTCTGGCCAATGCCTGA
- a CDS encoding HAD family hydrolase, producing MSPRTPVAAVLFDLDGTLIDTAPDFVRIVNQMRQEHDLAPFSFETIRQQVSNGARALTTLAFGAEDSNPNFAQHLDTLLTRYEQQLAVDSCLFDGLNESLLTLEQRGIPWGIVTNKPSRYTNPLLAGLNLNERCAVAICPDQVTHRKPHPEPILTACKLIGADPLHTIYVGDHARDIEAGKRANNFTVAAAWGYLNEGEQAQDWQADITLQSPNDFKPWLQQYLN from the coding sequence ATGTCGCCAAGAACCCCTGTAGCTGCAGTACTATTTGACCTGGACGGTACACTGATCGACACCGCGCCGGATTTCGTTCGCATCGTCAACCAGATGCGGCAGGAGCATGACCTTGCCCCGTTTTCCTTCGAAACCATTCGTCAGCAAGTATCCAACGGCGCTCGAGCCTTAACCACGCTGGCATTTGGCGCAGAAGACAGCAACCCCAACTTCGCCCAGCATCTGGACACACTACTGACCCGCTACGAACAGCAACTTGCCGTGGATTCCTGCCTCTTTGACGGCCTGAACGAATCACTGCTGACATTGGAGCAGCGCGGCATTCCCTGGGGTATTGTCACCAACAAACCCAGTCGCTATACCAACCCATTGCTGGCAGGGCTGAATCTGAATGAGCGCTGCGCCGTTGCCATCTGCCCTGATCAGGTCACCCATCGCAAACCCCATCCAGAACCCATATTAACGGCATGCAAGCTGATCGGTGCTGACCCGCTTCACACTATCTACGTTGGCGATCACGCCCGCGATATTGAAGCCGGGAAACGGGCCAACAACTTTACCGTGGCCGCCGCCTGGGGCTATCTGAATGAAGGCGAACAAGCGCAGGACTGGCAAGCAGACATCACCCTGCAAAGCCCCAACGACTTTAAGCCCTGGTTGCAGCAATACCTGAACTGA
- a CDS encoding YciK family oxidoreductase, with protein MTQNFTDYQASDNLLKDRVILITGAGDGIGKAAALSFARLGATVVLLGRTVEKLEKVYDQIEAEGGKQPAIVPLNLESASHIEYRQIAETIETEFGRLDGLLLNAAILGDVRPLEYFPMELFEKVMQVNVNAQFMLLRTLMPMLRESEQGSIILTTSSVGRKGRANWGAYAVSKFAIEGMMQTLADELKDTSNIKVNCINPGATRTQMRASAYPAEEPASICPPDAIMPLYNYLMGPDSAGVTGQSLDAQVK; from the coding sequence ATGACTCAGAATTTCACCGACTACCAAGCTTCCGACAACCTGCTCAAGGATCGCGTTATTTTGATCACCGGTGCCGGAGACGGTATTGGTAAAGCTGCCGCCCTGAGCTTTGCCCGCCTTGGTGCAACAGTGGTGCTGCTGGGTCGCACCGTGGAGAAGCTGGAGAAAGTCTACGACCAGATCGAAGCTGAGGGCGGTAAACAGCCTGCCATCGTGCCGTTAAACCTGGAATCCGCCAGCCACATTGAATATCGCCAAATCGCTGAAACCATTGAAACCGAGTTTGGCCGCCTGGATGGTCTGTTATTAAACGCGGCCATTCTTGGGGATGTACGCCCCCTGGAATATTTTCCGATGGAACTGTTTGAAAAGGTCATGCAAGTGAACGTCAATGCCCAGTTCATGCTGCTACGCACCCTGATGCCTATGCTGCGCGAATCCGAACAAGGCTCTATCATCCTCACCACCTCATCGGTGGGCAGAAAGGGCCGTGCTAACTGGGGTGCCTACGCTGTTTCAAAATTCGCAATAGAGGGCATGATGCAAACCCTGGCGGACGAGCTGAAAGACACCAGCAACATTAAAGTAAACTGCATCAACCCCGGCGCTACCCGCACCCAGATGCGCGCCAGCGCCTACCCCGCCGAAGAACCGGCAAGCATTTGCCCCCCCGATGCCATCATGCCCCTCTACAACTATCTGATGGGGCCGGATTCTGCCGGTGTCACCGGCCAATCCCTCGATGCGCAGGTTAAATAG
- the mtnA gene encoding S-methyl-5-thioribose-1-phosphate isomerase — MVSPQENSVSAIEWRDDSLWLLDQRLLPLEEVWLQHQDVDAVVASIRDMVVRGAPAIGITAAYGVVIAARNRRNEDAYHWLDLVQQDIDALAASRPTAVNLFWALDQMRRALARLSDDEDPVVQLLREAKSIHEADLAANHTMGKLGAGLIAQYNMPARGVITHCNTGSLATGGYGTALGVIRSAWEQKLIDRVFAGETRPWWQGARLTAWELTKDAIPTTLMADSVAASLMQQGSISWVIVGADRITANGDVANKIGTYSLAVLAKHHGVRFMVAAPTTTFDMELSNGRDIPIEERGPEEVVAVKGHRLAPENVDVYNPVFDVTPAELIDAIVTEQGVVERPSLAGIAQLMEKPALH; from the coding sequence ATGGTTTCACCACAGGAAAATTCGGTTAGCGCAATAGAATGGCGTGATGACTCGCTCTGGTTGCTGGATCAGCGTCTGTTGCCTTTGGAAGAGGTGTGGTTGCAGCATCAGGATGTGGATGCTGTGGTGGCGTCCATTCGTGACATGGTGGTGCGGGGGGCACCGGCCATTGGCATCACGGCGGCCTATGGGGTGGTCATTGCGGCCCGTAATCGGCGTAATGAAGACGCCTATCATTGGCTGGATCTTGTTCAGCAAGACATTGATGCCCTGGCGGCCTCCCGGCCTACGGCAGTGAACCTGTTTTGGGCGCTTGATCAAATGCGGCGTGCACTGGCGCGCCTGTCTGATGACGAAGACCCTGTGGTGCAGCTGCTGCGGGAGGCAAAAAGCATTCATGAGGCGGACCTGGCGGCCAACCACACCATGGGTAAGCTCGGTGCAGGGTTGATCGCCCAATACAATATGCCTGCCCGGGGGGTGATAACCCACTGCAATACCGGTTCCCTGGCCACCGGAGGTTATGGCACAGCATTGGGGGTGATTCGCTCAGCCTGGGAGCAAAAACTGATCGATCGTGTTTTTGCCGGCGAAACCCGTCCCTGGTGGCAGGGTGCCCGCCTAACTGCCTGGGAGCTCACAAAAGACGCCATCCCCACTACTCTGATGGCAGATTCCGTTGCCGCCAGCCTGATGCAGCAGGGCAGTATCAGCTGGGTCATCGTGGGTGCTGATCGTATTACCGCCAATGGCGACGTGGCCAATAAAATCGGCACATACAGCCTGGCGGTGCTGGCCAAGCATCACGGCGTGCGCTTCATGGTGGCGGCCCCTACCACCACGTTTGATATGGAGCTGTCCAACGGACGGGATATCCCCATAGAGGAGCGGGGGCCAGAGGAGGTGGTGGCAGTGAAAGGCCATCGCCTGGCACCTGAAAATGTGGATGTGTACAACCCGGTTTTTGATGTAACCCCGGCCGAGCTGATAGACGCCATAGTGACCGAGCAGGGTGTCGTGGAACGGCCTTCGCTGGCCGGTATTGCCCAGTTGATGGAAAAGCCAGCTTTACACTGA
- the scpB gene encoding SMC-Scp complex subunit ScpB — translation MSLDHQKVKRIVEGALFAAGQPMKLDKLAALFLEEEELPTEMLVDALNELKQDYAERGVMLKEVASGYRFQVQENIGEWISRLWEEKPARYSRALLETLALIAYRQPITRGEIEEIRGVSVSTHITKTLLEREWVRVVGHRDVPGRPAMYGTTRQFLDYFNLKNLDELPSLAEIRDLDTINAELELVQMGMDPNGQLDVEEISDSEEENEEGTAVAPVEMEAMESESQAADSEQEPAAESAQAASDDAADAESDRAEQEQETKLD, via the coding sequence ATGTCTCTTGATCATCAGAAGGTAAAACGCATAGTGGAAGGTGCGCTGTTTGCAGCGGGCCAACCCATGAAACTGGATAAGCTGGCCGCACTGTTTCTGGAAGAGGAAGAACTCCCCACAGAAATGCTGGTGGACGCCCTCAATGAGTTAAAACAGGATTACGCCGAGCGCGGAGTCATGCTGAAAGAGGTGGCGTCGGGTTATCGTTTCCAAGTGCAGGAAAACATCGGCGAGTGGATCAGCCGTCTATGGGAAGAAAAACCCGCGCGCTACTCCCGTGCTTTGCTGGAAACACTGGCCTTGATTGCCTACCGCCAGCCCATTACCCGCGGTGAAATTGAAGAAATCCGTGGTGTCAGCGTCAGTACCCATATCACCAAAACCCTGCTGGAGCGCGAGTGGGTGCGCGTAGTGGGGCATCGGGATGTGCCCGGACGGCCAGCCATGTACGGAACCACCCGCCAGTTTTTAGATTATTTTAATCTCAAGAACCTCGATGAGCTGCCTTCGTTGGCAGAAATCCGTGATCTCGACACCATCAATGCCGAACTGGAACTGGTGCAAATGGGCATGGACCCCAACGGGCAACTGGATGTTGAAGAGATTAGCGATAGCGAAGAAGAGAACGAAGAAGGAACGGCGGTTGCGCCGGTAGAAATGGAAGCAATGGAATCAGAGTCCCAAGCTGCTGATTCCGAACAGGAACCTGCTGCAGAGTCGGCTCAGGCAGCGTCGGATGACGCCGCGGACGCTGAGTCAGATCGGGCGGAACAGGAGCAGGAAACGAAACTGGATTAG
- the ubiG gene encoding bifunctional 2-polyprenyl-6-hydroxyphenol methylase/3-demethylubiquinol 3-O-methyltransferase UbiG, translating into MNNVDQSEIAKFESIADKWWDLNGEFKPLHDINPLRLNYINQRTPLADKAVLDVGCGGGILSEGLAFRGAQVTGIDMGDANLNAARIHAQAQNLNIDYRLITVEELAAEMPGTFDVVTCMEMLEHVPDPSAIVRACAALVKPGGHVFFSTINRNPKAYAMAIVGAEYVMNLVPKGTHEYMKFIKPSELSGWARRAQLAIHDLSGMNVNPLTMSFKITKDVGVNYFLYCTKPS; encoded by the coding sequence ATGAATAACGTAGACCAATCCGAGATCGCCAAATTCGAATCCATCGCCGACAAGTGGTGGGATCTGAATGGAGAATTCAAGCCACTGCACGACATCAACCCCCTGCGCTTGAACTACATCAATCAGCGTACGCCGCTTGCAGACAAAGCCGTATTGGACGTGGGCTGTGGTGGTGGCATTCTCAGCGAAGGTTTGGCGTTTCGGGGTGCCCAGGTAACCGGTATCGACATGGGAGATGCCAATCTGAATGCGGCACGAATCCATGCGCAGGCGCAGAACCTCAACATCGATTATCGCCTCATCACCGTAGAAGAGTTGGCCGCCGAAATGCCCGGCACTTTTGATGTGGTCACCTGCATGGAAATGCTGGAGCATGTACCGGATCCATCAGCCATCGTTCGGGCGTGCGCCGCCTTGGTGAAACCCGGTGGCCACGTATTCTTCTCCACCATTAACCGCAACCCCAAAGCCTACGCCATGGCCATTGTGGGGGCTGAATACGTGATGAACCTGGTGCCCAAAGGCACCCACGAATACATGAAGTTCATCAAACCCTCGGAGCTGTCCGGCTGGGCTCGCCGTGCGCAGCTGGCTATTCACGACCTCAGCGGCATGAACGTAAACCCGCTTACCATGAGCTTCAAAATAACCAAGGATGTGGGCGTAAACTACTTCCTTTATTGCACCAAACCGTCCTGA
- the rluB gene encoding 23S rRNA pseudouridine(2605) synthase RluB: MSEKIQKVLARVGLGSRRAMEEWIDAGRVSVNGQLATLGDRIEDGDELRVDGRVVAFDSEEESIRRVILYYKPEGEVCTRTDPGNRPTVFDALPKLKDQRWVAIGRLDINSQGLILFTTDGDLANRMMHPSSNIEREYAVRVHGQVGEANLEALRTGVMLVDGEAKFDDISDRGGEGTNHWYHVVLREGRKREVRRMWETQGVQVSRLIRVRYGDIELPRSLKAGRWIELDKEAIDQLAESCGASLRKRTGLYGRAKARSERAVEKEVRRGGYLRRRRY, translated from the coding sequence ATGAGTGAGAAAATACAAAAAGTATTGGCCCGTGTGGGGTTGGGTTCCCGTCGTGCCATGGAAGAGTGGATTGACGCTGGCCGAGTATCGGTCAACGGTCAGCTTGCCACCCTTGGCGATCGTATCGAAGACGGTGACGAGCTGCGGGTGGACGGTCGGGTAGTGGCGTTTGACTCGGAAGAGGAAAGCATCCGCCGAGTGATTCTGTACTACAAACCTGAAGGCGAAGTCTGTACTCGTACTGACCCCGGCAATCGGCCCACCGTGTTTGATGCTTTGCCCAAACTCAAAGATCAGCGATGGGTTGCCATTGGCCGTCTCGATATCAACAGCCAAGGGCTGATACTGTTTACAACCGACGGTGATTTAGCCAATCGCATGATGCACCCGTCTTCTAATATCGAGCGTGAGTACGCGGTTCGCGTACACGGTCAGGTCGGCGAGGCCAATCTGGAGGCGTTGCGCACCGGCGTTATGCTGGTGGATGGCGAAGCCAAGTTTGATGATATTTCTGATCGCGGCGGTGAAGGCACTAACCACTGGTATCACGTTGTGTTACGCGAGGGTCGCAAGCGTGAAGTGCGCCGTATGTGGGAAACTCAAGGCGTTCAGGTGAGCCGACTGATCCGCGTGCGCTATGGCGATATTGAATTGCCACGCAGTCTGAAGGCAGGTCGTTGGATCGAGCTTGATAAAGAGGCAATCGACCAATTGGCAGAAAGCTGCGGTGCATCTCTGCGCAAGCGCACCGGTTTGTATGGTCGCGCCAAGGCGCGATCTGAGCGGGCAGTGGAAAAAGAAGTTCGCCGCGGCGGCTATTTGCGCCGCCGTCGTTACTAG
- a CDS encoding TRZ/ATZ family hydrolase, translated as MPENSTTPENTTVATLINARWVLTMDSKQPFLEHQTIAIDKGRIVAIAPQGSLNLKALETIELPDHVLMPGLINAHGHASMSLFRGLADDLPLMDWLQNHIWPAESRWVDEAFTLEGADLAMAEMIRSGTTCFSDMYFYPNMVAKAAAKANMRCQLSFPILDFPTNWAQNADEYLRKGLQLHDDFRNHPLVRVAFGPHAPYTVSDEPLKKVAAYSVETNMAVQIHLHETAFEVQEAVSNTGQRPIARLHELGLLNPQLQAVHMTQLTDEEIQLLAETGTHVIHCPESNLKLASGFCPVAKLVAAGVNVALGTDGAASNNDLDMFGEMRTAALLAKGVSQDPSAVPASIALQMATINGAKALGIDDLTGSLEIGKAADMIAVHMDDVTCQPHYHLESQLVYATPASQVTDSWIGGKQVMRQRNLTTLDLDAVLSKAKLWKAQIQQADEHPNE; from the coding sequence ATGCCAGAAAACTCTACCACTCCGGAAAATACCACCGTTGCCACCCTGATCAACGCCCGCTGGGTGCTGACCATGGACTCGAAGCAACCCTTTCTGGAGCATCAGACCATCGCCATCGACAAAGGCCGCATCGTTGCCATTGCGCCTCAAGGCAGCCTGAATCTAAAGGCATTGGAGACGATTGAGCTACCGGATCATGTGCTGATGCCAGGCCTGATTAACGCCCATGGCCATGCCTCCATGAGCCTGTTCCGCGGCCTGGCTGACGATCTGCCACTTATGGATTGGTTGCAAAACCACATCTGGCCAGCGGAAAGCCGCTGGGTAGACGAAGCCTTCACCCTTGAAGGCGCGGATCTGGCCATGGCGGAAATGATTCGCAGCGGCACCACCTGCTTCAGCGACATGTACTTCTATCCCAACATGGTGGCCAAGGCGGCGGCCAAAGCCAACATGCGCTGCCAGTTGAGCTTTCCGATACTGGATTTTCCTACTAACTGGGCGCAGAACGCTGATGAGTACCTGCGCAAAGGCCTGCAGCTCCATGACGACTTCCGCAACCACCCTTTGGTGCGCGTGGCTTTTGGCCCCCATGCGCCTTACACCGTGTCCGATGAACCCTTGAAAAAAGTCGCTGCCTACTCGGTGGAAACCAATATGGCGGTGCAGATTCACCTGCACGAAACCGCCTTTGAAGTGCAGGAAGCCGTTAGCAACACAGGGCAACGCCCGATTGCCCGCCTGCATGAACTGGGGTTGCTGAACCCGCAACTGCAGGCAGTACACATGACCCAGTTAACCGACGAAGAGATCCAGCTGCTTGCAGAAACCGGCACCCATGTGATTCACTGCCCGGAATCCAACCTGAAACTGGCCAGCGGTTTCTGCCCGGTAGCCAAACTGGTGGCGGCCGGTGTCAATGTGGCATTGGGCACCGACGGTGCCGCCAGCAACAACGATCTGGATATGTTCGGTGAAATGCGCACCGCCGCCCTGCTGGCCAAAGGTGTATCCCAGGATCCCAGTGCCGTTCCCGCCAGCATCGCCCTGCAAATGGCCACCATCAATGGCGCCAAGGCGCTGGGTATTGACGATCTGACCGGCAGCCTGGAAATTGGCAAGGCCGCCGACATGATTGCCGTACACATGGATGACGTTACCTGTCAGCCCCATTATCACCTGGAATCCCAGCTGGTATACGCCACCCCCGCCAGCCAGGTCACCGATAGCTGGATCGGCGGCAAGCAGGTGATGAGACAACGCAACCTGACCACCCTGGATCTGGACGCAGTGCTGTCCAAGGCCAAGCTCTGGAAAGCACAAATTCAACAGGCAGACGAGCACCCCAATGAATAA